The following coding sequences are from one Novosphingobium sp. Gsoil 351 window:
- a CDS encoding glycine zipper 2TM domain-containing protein, whose amino-acid sequence MAALALTASAVTAVPLAAQSADRWQSGSSNWDRDAFWRGAPDATQQRIDWLERRIDRGIADGSLDREEARRARYQLDTLRRDADALDARLDSLGRNLRWARRDGDRDYGYGDRDPYTTDYDASRYYRDDPRYTERRLGSNDEVYRGSDGRYYCKRSDGTTGLIVGGVGGALLGNVIDGGRHRTGGTLIGGALGALLGRSVDQNQTDVRCR is encoded by the coding sequence TTGGCCGCGCTGGCCCTGACCGCGAGCGCCGTCACAGCCGTCCCGCTGGCTGCGCAATCCGCCGATCGCTGGCAGTCGGGCAGCAGCAACTGGGACCGTGACGCGTTCTGGCGCGGTGCGCCGGATGCCACGCAGCAACGGATCGACTGGCTGGAGCGGCGCATCGATCGCGGCATCGCCGATGGCAGCCTCGATCGCGAGGAAGCCCGGCGCGCCCGTTACCAGCTCGATACCCTGCGTCGCGATGCCGATGCGCTCGATGCCCGGCTCGACAGCCTGGGCCGCAACCTGCGCTGGGCGCGCCGCGACGGCGATCGCGACTACGGCTACGGCGATCGCGATCCTTACACCACCGATTACGACGCCTCGCGCTACTACCGCGACGATCCGCGCTACACGGAGCGGCGCCTCGGCAGCAACGATGAGGTCTATCGCGGCTCGGACGGGCGTTACTACTGCAAGCGCAGCGACGGGACGACTGGGTTGATCGTCGGCGGCGTCGGCGGAGCGCTCCTCGGCAACGTCATCGACGGCGGCCGCCACCGCACCGGTGGCACACTGATCGGCGGCGCACTGGGCGCGCTGCTCGGCCGTTCCGTCGACCAGAACCAGACCGACGTCCGCTGCCGATAA
- a CDS encoding C40 family peptidase, which yields MTAIPPQPTDYSGQYALSGPAKVRDARVTPIRGDLADIALAGKLFAPHYVVPMERAVAVPFAPLRKIPHDDAEQTSELLSGERFMVLDIAGAWAWGYCQHDCYNGYLALDALGEPQGKAPVARPGDPVEAALARLGMPYVWGARGGAGIDCSGLVQTSFAHAGQLLPRDSDQQEACGEAVDAARRGDLVFFPGHVAIATGPDEIVHASQDAGAVVMEPLAALIARKGAPTHLRRLA from the coding sequence GTGACCGCAATTCCCCCTCAGCCAACCGACTATTCCGGACAGTACGCGCTGTCCGGCCCGGCCAAGGTGCGCGACGCGCGGGTCACCCCGATCCGCGGTGACCTCGCCGACATCGCGCTGGCGGGCAAGCTGTTCGCGCCGCACTACGTGGTGCCGATGGAGCGCGCGGTGGCGGTGCCGTTCGCGCCGCTGCGCAAGATCCCGCACGATGACGCCGAGCAGACATCGGAATTGCTCTCGGGCGAGCGGTTCATGGTGCTCGACATCGCGGGCGCGTGGGCTTGGGGCTATTGCCAGCACGATTGTTACAACGGCTACCTCGCGCTCGACGCGTTGGGCGAGCCGCAGGGCAAGGCGCCGGTCGCCAGACCGGGTGACCCGGTCGAAGCCGCGCTTGCCCGGCTCGGCATGCCGTACGTCTGGGGTGCGCGCGGTGGGGCCGGGATAGACTGTTCGGGCCTGGTGCAGACTTCGTTCGCCCACGCCGGCCAGCTCCTGCCACGCGACAGCGACCAGCAGGAGGCCTGTGGCGAAGCTGTCGATGCCGCGCGGCGGGGCGATCTGGTGTTCTTTCCCGGCCATGTCGCCATCGCCACGGGTCCCGACGAAATCGTGCACGCCAGCCAGGATGCGGGCGCGGTGGTGATGGAACCGCTCGCCGCGCTGATCGCGCGAAAGGGCGCGCCGACCCACCTCCGGCGGCTGGCATGA
- a CDS encoding fasciclin domain-containing protein: MHRSLAWALAALALVPLAACDKADKAATDDAAPKVSSETLTAAIGGTPGLTTVAAALKGTGLANVFDGTAPYTLLAPDDDAFGKLGETGTMLKAPENGAAMASVIKAHVLPGYVTVKDIDAALKAARGKPVRMTTMAGDEVTFVRDGEALSVTAADGSTARVSGSDVAAGNGVAIPVDTVLKKVPSAAEG; the protein is encoded by the coding sequence ATGCACCGATCGTTGGCCTGGGCGCTGGCCGCGCTTGCGCTGGTCCCGCTCGCCGCCTGTGACAAGGCGGACAAGGCCGCGACCGACGACGCCGCACCCAAGGTTTCCTCGGAAACGCTGACCGCCGCGATCGGCGGAACTCCGGGACTGACCACCGTTGCCGCCGCGCTCAAGGGCACCGGGCTCGCCAACGTGTTCGACGGGACCGCGCCCTACACCCTGCTGGCCCCAGACGACGACGCGTTCGGCAAGCTTGGCGAGACCGGGACGATGCTCAAGGCGCCTGAAAACGGCGCGGCGATGGCCTCGGTGATCAAGGCGCATGTTCTGCCCGGCTACGTTACGGTCAAGGACATCGATGCCGCCCTGAAGGCGGCTCGCGGCAAGCCGGTGCGAATGACCACGATGGCTGGCGACGAGGTGACCTTCGTTCGCGACGGCGAAGCGTTGAGCGTGACCGCAGCGGACGGCTCGACCGCTCGAGTTTCCGGCTCGGACGTGGCGGCCGGTAACGGTGTGGCGATCCCGGTGGATACCGTCCTCAAGAAGGTTCCGTCGGCGGCCGAGGGCTGA
- a CDS encoding aldehyde dehydrogenase family protein, which yields MDSYLKNYINGQWVDSIGGKRHLVISPSTEEPCTEIVLGTKADVDAAVAAAKEAGKSWSQTTAEERLAVMGRIVEEYKKRVPDLAKSMANEMGAPVSFASTAQVGAGIGGFLGTMEALKTFSFSEMMGANKVVYEPIGVVGMITPWNWPLNQIALKVAPALAAGDTMVLKPSEECPGNAAIFAEILDAAGVPPGVFNLVQGDGPGVGTAISQHPDIDMVSFTGSTRAGIMVAKNAADTVKRVHQELGGKSPNLVLPDADFATHLPAVAMGPLINTGQSCISPTRVLVPKEREAEAAAFYTAMYSATPVGDPLTEGNHLGPVVNKAQYDKIRDLIQSAIDEGAKLETGGVDLPSNVNRGYYIQPTVFSGVTPDMRIAQEETFGPVATIMPYDSLEQGIEIANDTAYGLSAAITGDPAKAADVAPKLKAGMVAINNWGPSPGAPFGGYKQSGNGREGGLFGLKDFMEVKAISGLPA from the coding sequence GTGGACAGCTATCTCAAGAATTACATCAACGGTCAGTGGGTCGACAGCATCGGCGGCAAGCGCCACCTGGTGATCTCACCTTCGACCGAGGAACCCTGCACCGAGATCGTGCTGGGCACCAAGGCCGACGTCGACGCCGCGGTCGCCGCCGCCAAGGAGGCAGGCAAGAGCTGGTCGCAGACCACGGCCGAGGAACGCCTCGCGGTGATGGGGCGGATTGTCGAGGAATACAAAAAGCGCGTTCCCGACCTCGCCAAGTCGATGGCCAACGAAATGGGCGCGCCGGTCAGCTTCGCCAGCACCGCGCAGGTCGGCGCCGGCATCGGCGGCTTCCTCGGAACGATGGAAGCGCTCAAGACGTTCTCGTTCAGCGAGATGATGGGCGCCAACAAGGTCGTCTATGAACCGATCGGCGTGGTCGGGATGATCACCCCGTGGAACTGGCCGCTCAACCAGATCGCGCTCAAGGTCGCTCCCGCGCTTGCCGCGGGCGATACCATGGTGCTCAAGCCTTCGGAGGAATGCCCCGGCAACGCGGCGATCTTTGCAGAGATTCTCGACGCGGCGGGTGTCCCCCCGGGCGTATTCAACCTCGTCCAGGGCGACGGCCCGGGCGTCGGCACCGCGATCAGCCAGCACCCCGACATCGACATGGTCAGCTTCACCGGCTCGACCCGTGCCGGGATCATGGTGGCCAAGAATGCCGCCGACACTGTCAAGCGGGTGCACCAGGAACTGGGCGGCAAGTCGCCCAACCTGGTTCTGCCCGACGCTGATTTCGCCACGCACCTGCCCGCCGTCGCGATGGGTCCGCTGATCAACACCGGTCAGAGCTGCATCAGCCCGACTCGCGTGCTGGTGCCCAAGGAACGCGAAGCCGAGGCGGCGGCGTTCTACACGGCGATGTATTCGGCCACCCCGGTTGGTGATCCGCTTACCGAGGGCAATCACCTCGGACCCGTGGTCAACAAGGCGCAGTACGACAAGATCCGCGACCTCATCCAGTCGGCGATCGATGAGGGCGCCAAGCTGGAAACCGGCGGGGTCGATCTGCCGAGCAACGTCAACCGCGGCTACTACATCCAGCCGACGGTGTTCTCGGGCGTGACGCCGGACATGCGCATCGCCCAGGAAGAGACCTTCGGCCCGGTGGCGACTATCATGCCCTACGACAGCCTCGAGCAGGGCATCGAGATCGCCAACGACACCGCCTATGGCCTTTCGGCCGCGATCACCGGCGACCCCGCCAAGGCCGCGGACGTCGCGCCCAAGCTCAAGGCGGGCATGGTCGCGATCAACAATTGGGGCCCGTCGCCTGGCGCTCCGTTCGGCGGCTACAAGCAATCGGGCAACGGCCGCGAGGGCGGGCTGTTCGGCTTGAAGGACTTCATGGAAGTAAAGGCGATCAGCGGATTGCCCGCGTGA
- the glnA gene encoding type I glutamate--ammonia ligase — protein sequence MAKATDILARIKDEEIEWIDLRFTDPKGKWQHLTMVASVIGEDELEDGLMFDGSSIEGWKAINESDMILKPDLEAVYIDPFSATPMMIICCDIVEPSTGDLYSRDPRSTAKRAEAFVKSSKVGDTVYVGPEAEFFMFDDVKFYDDYTGNGFKIDDIELPTNSGREYDGGNMAHRPRAKGGYFPVAPVDSAVDIRGEMVSTMIEMGLPCDKHHHEVAAAQHELGLTFGTLVQTADRMQVYKYVVQQVAHAYGKTATFMPKPIKTDNGSGMHTHISIWAKGKPLFAGTGYAGLSDMCLYFIGGVIKHAKSLNAFTNPTTNSYKRLVPGYEAPVLLAYSARNRSASCRIPYGAGDKAKRVEFRFPDAMANPYLCYSALVMAGLDGIKNKIHPGEAMDKNLYDLPPAELEAVPTVCGSLREALESLEADHDYLLQGNVFSKEQIEAYAELKWQEVMRWETTPSPVEFDMYYSA from the coding sequence ATGGCCAAGGCAACCGACATTCTCGCCCGGATCAAGGACGAGGAGATCGAATGGATCGATCTGCGCTTCACCGATCCCAAGGGCAAATGGCAGCACCTGACCATGGTCGCCAGTGTGATCGGCGAGGATGAGCTGGAAGACGGGCTGATGTTCGACGGCAGCTCGATCGAGGGGTGGAAGGCGATCAACGAGAGCGACATGATCCTCAAGCCGGATCTCGAGGCGGTTTACATCGATCCGTTCAGCGCAACTCCGATGATGATCATCTGCTGCGACATCGTCGAGCCCTCGACTGGCGACCTTTACAGCCGCGACCCGCGCTCGACCGCCAAGCGCGCCGAAGCGTTCGTGAAGTCGAGCAAAGTGGGCGACACCGTGTACGTCGGCCCCGAGGCCGAATTCTTCATGTTCGACGACGTCAAGTTCTACGACGACTATACCGGTAACGGCTTCAAGATCGACGACATCGAGCTGCCGACCAATTCGGGCCGCGAATACGATGGCGGCAACATGGCGCACCGGCCGCGTGCCAAGGGCGGCTATTTCCCCGTCGCCCCGGTCGACAGCGCGGTCGATATCCGCGGCGAAATGGTCTCGACCATGATCGAGATGGGCCTGCCCTGCGACAAGCACCACCACGAAGTCGCCGCCGCGCAGCACGAGTTGGGGCTGACCTTTGGCACGCTGGTGCAGACCGCCGACCGGATGCAGGTCTACAAGTACGTCGTCCAGCAGGTCGCGCACGCCTATGGCAAGACCGCGACCTTCATGCCCAAGCCGATCAAGACCGATAACGGCAGCGGCATGCACACCCACATCTCGATTTGGGCAAAGGGCAAGCCGCTGTTCGCGGGTACGGGCTATGCAGGTCTGTCGGACATGTGCCTTTATTTTATCGGCGGGGTGATCAAGCACGCCAAGTCGCTCAACGCTTTCACCAACCCGACAACCAACAGCTACAAGCGTCTGGTCCCGGGCTACGAGGCTCCCGTGCTGCTCGCTTATTCGGCGCGCAACCGCTCGGCCTCCTGCCGCATCCCCTATGGCGCGGGCGACAAGGCCAAGCGGGTCGAGTTCCGCTTCCCCGATGCGATGGCCAATCCGTATCTGTGCTATTCGGCGCTGGTCATGGCCGGGCTCGACGGAATCAAGAACAAGATCCACCCGGGCGAGGCGATGGACAAGAACCTCTACGACCTGCCTCCCGCCGAGCTCGAAGCGGTGCCGACGGTGTGCGGGTCCTTGCGCGAGGCGCTGGAAAGCCTCGAGGCGGATCACGACTACCTGCTCCAGGGCAACGTCTTCTCCAAGGAGCAGATCGAAGCCTATGCCGAGCTCAAGTGGCAGGAAGTGATGCGTTGGGAAACCACCCCCAGCCCGGTGGAATTCGACATGTATTACAGCGCCTGA
- a CDS encoding M17 family metallopeptidase, translated as MSDKHTLIQADRGQKAIDLELIDKAGFAAWAKALPPTARAAVEAQKFEGGGFETAIVPAGDGWSAVGGVADTAKLSSWCLAKLAETLPAGTYRLKGAEPGPALLGWVTAQYRFDRYREANKTTGPRILVTNDAKAIEPALAEAAAVAKVRDLVNTPAEDMGPAALEAEVRALGKAHKADVSITTGDKLEQEFPLTHAVGRAAGRSHAPRMIELVWGNAKHPRLAIVGKGVCFDSGGLDIKSASGMLLMKKDMGGAAHAIALAGLVMAAGLKVRLHLLVPAVENAIAGNAMRPGDVFRARGGISVEITNTDAEGRLVLADALVRAGEEDPEFILDFATLTGAARVALGPDLPALMARRDETAAGLIAAGLAHDDAVWRLPLPEPYREYLKSDIADLQNSPSNGFAGASVAGLFLDRFVPSGFDWAHFDTFAWRPVSKPGRPKGGEALGLRAAWHYLRERFG; from the coding sequence ATGAGCGACAAGCACACCCTGATCCAGGCCGACCGCGGCCAGAAGGCGATCGACCTCGAACTGATCGACAAGGCGGGCTTCGCCGCCTGGGCGAAGGCGCTGCCGCCGACCGCGCGCGCGGCGGTGGAGGCGCAGAAGTTCGAGGGCGGCGGGTTCGAGACCGCAATCGTGCCGGCGGGAGACGGCTGGTCGGCGGTAGGCGGCGTGGCCGACACCGCGAAGCTGTCGAGCTGGTGCCTGGCCAAGCTGGCCGAAACGCTTCCCGCTGGAACCTATCGGCTCAAGGGCGCCGAGCCGGGTCCGGCGTTGCTCGGCTGGGTCACCGCGCAATATCGCTTCGATCGCTATCGCGAGGCCAATAAGACCACCGGGCCGCGCATTCTGGTTACCAACGACGCCAAGGCCATCGAACCCGCGCTGGCCGAGGCGGCAGCGGTCGCCAAGGTCCGCGATCTGGTCAACACCCCCGCCGAGGACATGGGCCCTGCCGCGCTCGAGGCCGAAGTCCGCGCGCTAGGCAAAGCGCACAAGGCGGATGTTTCCATCACTACTGGCGACAAACTCGAGCAGGAGTTCCCCCTGACCCATGCGGTCGGTCGGGCGGCGGGGCGCAGCCATGCGCCGCGGATGATCGAGCTGGTCTGGGGCAACGCGAAGCACCCGCGCCTCGCCATCGTCGGCAAGGGGGTGTGCTTCGATTCGGGCGGGCTCGACATCAAGTCGGCCAGCGGCATGCTGCTGATGAAGAAGGACATGGGCGGCGCGGCGCATGCCATCGCGCTGGCCGGGCTGGTGATGGCAGCAGGCCTGAAGGTGCGGCTCCATTTGCTGGTCCCCGCGGTCGAGAACGCCATCGCCGGCAACGCGATGCGCCCCGGCGATGTCTTCCGCGCGCGTGGCGGCATTTCTGTGGAGATCACCAACACCGATGCCGAAGGGCGGCTGGTGCTCGCCGATGCGTTGGTGCGGGCAGGCGAGGAAGATCCCGAATTCATCCTCGATTTCGCCACGCTCACCGGGGCGGCGCGGGTCGCGCTCGGCCCCGACCTGCCCGCGCTTATGGCGCGGCGCGACGAGACCGCCGCCGGGCTGATCGCCGCGGGCCTGGCGCACGACGACGCTGTGTGGCGGCTGCCGCTGCCCGAGCCCTATCGCGAATACCTCAAGTCCGACATCGCCGACCTCCAGAACAGCCCCTCGAACGGGTTCGCCGGAGCCAGCGTGGCGGGCTTGTTTCTCGACCGCTTTGTGCCTTCGGGCTTCGATTGGGCGCACTTTGATACGTTCGCCTGGCGGCCGGTCTCCAAGCCCGGTCGACCCAAAGGCGGCGAGGCGCTCGGCTTGCGCGCGGCCTGGCACTATCTGCGCGAGCGGTTCGGGTGA
- a CDS encoding P-II family nitrogen regulator, translating into MKKIEAIIKPFKLDEVKEALHEVGVSGITVTEAKGFGRQKGHTELYRGAEYVVDFLPKVKLEVVVPDNLAERTVEAIASAAQTGRIGDGKIFVFQVESALRIRTGERDDDAI; encoded by the coding sequence GTGAAGAAGATCGAAGCGATCATCAAACCGTTCAAGCTCGACGAGGTCAAGGAAGCGCTCCACGAGGTCGGCGTATCTGGGATCACGGTGACCGAGGCGAAGGGCTTCGGGCGCCAGAAGGGCCACACCGAGCTCTATCGCGGCGCCGAATACGTCGTCGATTTCCTGCCCAAGGTGAAACTCGAGGTGGTCGTGCCCGACAACCTGGCCGAGCGCACGGTGGAGGCGATCGCCTCGGCCGCACAGACCGGGCGGATCGGCGATGGCAAAATCTTCGTGTTCCAGGTCGAGAGTGCGCTGCGGATCCGCACCGGCGAGCGTGACGACGACGCGATTTGA
- a CDS encoding 2Fe-2S iron-sulfur cluster-binding protein gives MPKLLVTNRAGEESTVEATTGLSVMENIRDNGFDELLALCGGCCSCATCHIHVDPAFADRLPAMSEDENDLLDSSDHRNEFSRLSCQVPMTDALDGLKVTIAEED, from the coding sequence ATGCCGAAGCTGCTGGTGACCAATCGTGCCGGGGAAGAATCGACCGTCGAAGCGACCACGGGCCTGTCAGTGATGGAAAACATCCGCGACAACGGCTTCGACGAGCTGCTCGCGCTGTGCGGCGGTTGTTGTTCGTGCGCGACCTGCCACATCCACGTCGACCCGGCGTTTGCCGACCGGCTTCCCGCGATGAGTGAAGACGAGAACGACCTGCTCGACAGCAGCGACCACCGCAACGAGTTCTCGCGGCTGTCGTGCCAGGTGCCGATGACCGATGCGCTCGACGGGCTGAAAGTGACGATTGCCGAAGAAGATTAG
- the argC gene encoding N-acetyl-gamma-glutamyl-phosphate reductase, with translation MTAVVFVDGAAGTTGLEIVERLEGRRDLRLLVLDEAQRKDEAARREAFRSADFAVLCLPDDAARDAVALAEGSNVRIVDASSAHRVAPGWTYGFPELVGREAVANASRVSNPGCYPSGFLALVAPLVRAGLLPADWPYTVHAVSGYSGGGKALIARFEADRDIAWRGYGLGGGHKHVPEMRKWAGLVHAPLFAPAVIPAFRGMAVEVPLPAAIGADAAALRGALADFFTGSALVRVAQEWPADGEILLRGSSAPSDALSLHVFGGAEGIRLIALLDNLGKGASGAAVQSLNLMAGLEETAGLRL, from the coding sequence ATGACGGCGGTCGTCTTCGTCGATGGTGCCGCGGGGACCACCGGGCTTGAGATTGTCGAACGGCTCGAAGGCCGGCGGGATCTCCGGCTGCTCGTCCTCGATGAAGCGCAACGCAAGGACGAGGCAGCCCGGCGCGAGGCCTTCCGCTCCGCCGACTTCGCGGTGCTGTGCCTTCCCGACGATGCCGCGCGCGACGCGGTTGCCTTGGCCGAGGGCAGCAACGTCCGCATCGTCGACGCCAGCAGCGCGCACCGCGTCGCTCCTGGGTGGACTTATGGCTTTCCCGAACTCGTCGGGCGTGAGGCGGTGGCCAATGCGAGCCGGGTCAGCAATCCCGGCTGCTATCCTAGCGGATTCCTAGCGCTGGTCGCGCCGCTGGTTCGCGCCGGGCTGCTGCCGGCCGACTGGCCCTACACGGTTCACGCGGTCTCGGGCTATTCGGGGGGCGGCAAGGCCCTGATTGCGCGGTTCGAAGCCGACCGCGACATCGCCTGGCGCGGCTATGGCCTGGGCGGCGGGCACAAGCATGTGCCGGAAATGCGGAAATGGGCCGGCCTGGTCCACGCGCCGCTATTCGCGCCCGCGGTGATCCCGGCGTTTCGCGGGATGGCCGTTGAAGTGCCGCTGCCTGCCGCGATTGGCGCCGACGCGGCGGCCCTGCGCGGTGCGCTGGCCGATTTCTTCACCGGTTCTGCGCTGGTGCGGGTCGCACAAGAATGGCCTGCGGACGGCGAAATCCTGCTGCGCGGATCGAGTGCGCCGAGCGATGCGCTGAGCTTGCATGTATTCGGTGGCGCAGAAGGGATCCGCCTGATCGCGCTGCTCGACAACCTCGGCAAAGGCGCCAGCGGTGCGGCGGTGCAGAGTTTGAACTTGATGGCGGGACTGGAAGAAACCGCCGGGCTGCGGCTCTGA
- the map gene encoding type I methionyl aminopeptidase, which yields MTDYVTVADTDTLPRDGTIKLHGPAGFAGMRKAGRLAAEILDALAPLVKPGVTTAALDDVVRQMTLDGGAVPATLGYRGYAHSCCISINHVVCHGIPSEKTLKDGDIVNIDVTPLLDGWHGDTSRMYLVGDVPLKARRLVEVTYECLMIGVEKARPGARLGDIGAAIQRHAESHRYGVVREFCGHGVGRLFHDAPEVIHAARAGTGPELRPGMFFTIEPMINLGKPPVKLLEDGWTAVTRDRSLSAQFEHSIGITEDGCEIFTASPRGLNKPPY from the coding sequence ATGACCGATTACGTGACAGTTGCCGACACCGACACGCTCCCCCGCGACGGGACGATCAAGCTCCATGGACCCGCCGGGTTTGCGGGGATGCGCAAGGCCGGGCGGCTGGCCGCCGAAATTCTCGACGCGCTCGCCCCGCTGGTGAAGCCCGGTGTCACGACCGCCGCGCTCGACGACGTCGTGCGGCAGATGACGCTCGATGGCGGCGCGGTGCCCGCGACGCTGGGCTATCGTGGCTATGCCCATTCGTGCTGCATCTCGATCAACCATGTCGTCTGCCACGGCATCCCGTCCGAAAAGACGCTCAAGGACGGCGACATCGTCAACATCGACGTTACCCCGCTGCTTGATGGTTGGCACGGCGATACCAGCCGGATGTACCTGGTTGGGGACGTGCCGCTGAAGGCCCGCCGCCTGGTCGAGGTGACGTACGAGTGCCTGATGATCGGGGTGGAGAAGGCGCGGCCCGGCGCGCGGCTGGGAGACATCGGCGCGGCGATCCAGCGCCATGCCGAAAGCCACCGCTACGGCGTGGTCCGCGAGTTCTGTGGGCACGGCGTCGGCCGCCTGTTCCACGATGCGCCCGAAGTGATCCACGCCGCTCGTGCTGGGACCGGGCCTGAGCTGCGGCCGGGCATGTTCTTCACGATCGAGCCGATGATCAACCTGGGCAAGCCGCCGGTGAAGCTGCTCGAGGACGGCTGGACGGCGGTCACCCGCGACCGATCGCTTTCGGCGCAGTTCGAGCACTCGATCGGGATCACGGAGGATGGCTGCGAAATCTTCACCGCCAGCCCCCGCGGGCTGAACAAGCCGCCCTATTGA